Proteins from one Juglans microcarpa x Juglans regia isolate MS1-56 chromosome 1S, Jm3101_v1.0, whole genome shotgun sequence genomic window:
- the LOC121247727 gene encoding photosynthetic NDH subunit of subcomplex B 3, chloroplastic isoform X1 codes for MGTLQISSKALPSFSTSFNFNHLTHYSHKTLQISKRLSFSRGKIRAVGTISEGESQAIEPEEPPSVAFAFVSSVLLPDGTPDVHFRKACGGQKLRNIMLDSNIELYGPYARALLNCAGGGTCGTCMVEIIQGEELLNPRTDREKEKLKKKRKNWRLACQTTVGKPDSTGLVVVQQLPEWKGHEWRYEKISPDEFKAEIAQLELGSESSN; via the exons CTCCTTTAACTTCAATCATCTTACCCATTACTCTCACAAAACGCTCCAAATTTCTAAGCGTCTCAGCTTCTCTAGAGGAAAAATCAGAGCTGTAGGCACAATTTCTGAAGGTGAATCTCAAGCCATAGAGCCAGAGGAGCCACCTTCTGTGGCTTTTGCTTTTGTTAGt TCTGTGTTGCTCCCGGATGGAACGCCCGATGTACATTTTCGAAAAGCATGTGGTGGGCAGAAACTACGGAACATAATGTTGGATTCTAATATTGAGTTGTATGGACCATAT GCAAGAGCTCTGCTGAATTGTGCTGGAGGTGGAACCTGTGGGACTTGTATGGTGGAG ATTATTCAAGGAGAAGAGCTTCTAAACCCTCGCACAgacagagagaaggaaaaacTTAAGAAG aaacgaaaaaATTGGAGACTTGCTTGTCAAACTACCGTCGGAAAGCCAGATTCTACAGGGCTG GTTGTTGTACAACAGTTGCCTGAATGGAAAGGACATGAATGGCGTTATGAAAAAATATCGCCTGACGAGTTCAAGGCAGAGATAGCTCAGTTAGAGTTGGGGTCAGAGTCTTCTAATTAA
- the LOC121247727 gene encoding photosynthetic NDH subunit of subcomplex B 3, chloroplastic isoform X2, with the protein MGTLQISSKALPSFSTSFNFNHLTHYSHKTLQISKRLSFSRGKIRAVGTISEGESQAIEPEEPPSVAFAFVSSVLLPDGTPDVHFRKACGGQKLRNIMLDSNIELYGPYIIQGEELLNPRTDREKEKLKKKRKNWRLACQTTVGKPDSTGLVVVQQLPEWKGHEWRYEKISPDEFKAEIAQLELGSESSN; encoded by the exons CTCCTTTAACTTCAATCATCTTACCCATTACTCTCACAAAACGCTCCAAATTTCTAAGCGTCTCAGCTTCTCTAGAGGAAAAATCAGAGCTGTAGGCACAATTTCTGAAGGTGAATCTCAAGCCATAGAGCCAGAGGAGCCACCTTCTGTGGCTTTTGCTTTTGTTAGt TCTGTGTTGCTCCCGGATGGAACGCCCGATGTACATTTTCGAAAAGCATGTGGTGGGCAGAAACTACGGAACATAATGTTGGATTCTAATATTGAGTTGTATGGACCATAT ATTATTCAAGGAGAAGAGCTTCTAAACCCTCGCACAgacagagagaaggaaaaacTTAAGAAG aaacgaaaaaATTGGAGACTTGCTTGTCAAACTACCGTCGGAAAGCCAGATTCTACAGGGCTG GTTGTTGTACAACAGTTGCCTGAATGGAAAGGACATGAATGGCGTTATGAAAAAATATCGCCTGACGAGTTCAAGGCAGAGATAGCTCAGTTAGAGTTGGGGTCAGAGTCTTCTAATTAA
- the LOC121247728 gene encoding aquaporin TIP2-1 — MARIAFGRFDDSFSLGSLKAYLAEFISTLLFVFAGVGSAIAYNKLTSNAALDPAGLVAIAICHGFALFVAVSVGANISGGHVNPAVTFGLALGGQITVLTGIFYWIAQLLGSIVACFLLKAATGGLTIPIHSLASGVGAIEGVVMEIIITFALVYTVYATAADPKKGSLGIIAPIAIGFIVGANILAAGPFSGGSMNPARSFGPAVASGDFHDNWIYWVGPLVGGGLAGLVYGNVFMIHHHEHAPLSNEY; from the exons ATGGCTAGAATTGCCTTCGGACGATTCGATGATTCGTTTAGTTTGGGCTCTTTGAAAGCCTATCTGGCCGAGTTCATCTCAACCTTGCTGTTTGTTTTTGCTGGTGTTGGTTCTGCTATAGCTTACA ATAAGTTGACATCCAATGCAGCACTGGATCCAGCCGGGCTGGTAGCCATTGCTATCTGCCATGGGTTTGCTCTCTTTGTTGCAGTCTCTGTGGGTGCCAACATCTCCGGTGGCCATGTCAACCCTGCCGTCACCTTTGGATTGGCACTCGGCGGTCAAATCACAGTCCTTACCGGCATCTTCTACTGGATTGCCCAGCTTCTTGGCTCCATTGTTGCATGCTTCCTCCTCAAGGCAGCCACTGGAGGCTTG acAATTCCCATCCACAGCCTTGCCAGCGGAGTCGGAGCCATCGAAGGAGTGGTGATGGAGATCATCATCACCTTTGCTCTGGTTTACACAGTCTATGCAACTGCAGCTGACCCCAAGAAAGGTTCACTAGGCATAATTGCCCCCATTGCCATTGGTTTCATTGTTGGTGCCAACATCTTGGCTGCCGGACCATTCTCCGGTGGATCGATGAATCCAGCCCGGTCATTTGGACCTGCCGTGGCTAGCGGTGACTTCCATGACAACTGGATCTACTGGGTTGGGCCCCTCGTCGGCGGTGGATTAGCCGGGCTTGTATATGGCAATGTGTTCATGATTCACCACCATGAACATGCTCCTCTATCCAATGAGTATTGA
- the LOC121247729 gene encoding protein JINGUBANG-like has translation MESHGEVDLRGFMDEERKKINLPRRLSFGAHHNSSEPNIYNIASPRPSSTSATSIPLWPLSPETPWTLSPVRTSPSQPLLYHCIASLHRHDGNIFSITLTKDFIFTGSESKRIHVWKQPDCTEIGYIRANSGQVRALLAYGRMLFTTHSDCKIRVWNVSITENSRPKKIATLPQRSPFSLMFPRKSSHQHRNIISCLAYNHEERLLYTGSRDKTVKAWNVSEKHCVDSFVAHEGHVNAIVVNEHDGCVFTCSSDGSVKIWRRVSGENSHILTMTLKFQLSPVNALALSLSPSTCLLYSGSSDGLINFWEKEKMSGRYNHGGFLQGHHFSVLCLVAIGDIVFSGSEDSTIRVWRREEGNCLHSCLSVIEGHHGPVKCLAASLELDNLVKCMLIYSASLDQTFKVWRVKIYPIEKPNSEELVKDQQREVVEFETSPVLSPSWVEKKLQRDHFQ, from the coding sequence ATGGAAAGTCATGGCGAGGTGGATCTAAGAGGATTCATGGacgaagaaaggaagaaaatcaACTTACCGAGGAGACTTTCTTTTGGTGCTCATCACAATTCATCTGAACCTAACATATACAATATTGCTTCTCCAAGACCATCTTCTACTTCAGCAACATCCATCCCACTTTGGCCATTGAGCCCCGAGACGCCATGGACACTCTCCCCCGTGCGCACATCTCCCTCTCAACCTCTTCTTTACCATTGCATAGCCTCGCTCCACCGCCATGACGGTAACATTTTCTCTATCACACTCACGAAAGATTTTATATTCACCGGCTCTGAGAGTAAACGAATCCACGTCTGGAAGCAACCTGACTGCACTGAAATAGGTTACATAAGGGCTAATTCTGGTCAAGTTCGTGCCCTCTTGGCCTATGGAAGAATGCTATTCACCACACATAGTGACTGCAAGATTCGCGTATGGAATGTGTCCATCACGGAGAATTCTCGACCAAAGAAGATCGCAACCTTGCCTCAAAGAAGTCCATTCTCCTTAATGTTTCCGAGGAAGAGCAGCCACCAGCACAGAAACATAATTTCTTGCCTGGCATACAACCACGAAGAAAGGCTTTTATACACAGGCTCCCGGGACAAAACGGTGAAGGCCTGGAATGTCTCTGAAAAGCATTGTGTGGATTCCTTCGTGGCTCATGAAGGTCATGTCAATGCAATTGTCGTCAATGAACATGATGGGTGTGTTTTCACTTGCTCCTCTGACGGCTCAGTGAAAATATGGAGAAGAGTGTCTGGAGAAAACTCTCATATCCTCACCATGACACTCAAATTTCAACTTTCACCGGTTAATGCCTTGGCGCTGAGCTTGTCGCCAAGCACTTGCTTGCTCTACTCTGGCTCCTCAGATGGGCTTATAAATTTCTGGGAGAAGGAAAAGATGTCTGGGAGATATAACCATGGAGGGTTTCTGCAAGGCCATCATTTTTCTGTACTTTGCTTGGTAGCCATAGGAGACATAGTCTTTAGTGGTTCAGAGGATTCAACCATCAGGGTATGGAGGAGAGAAGAAGGAAATTGCTTGCATTCATGTCTTTCAGTAATCGAAGGACATCACGGGCCAGTGAAATGCTTAGCTGCTTCTTTAGAGTTAGATAATTTGGTCAAGTGTATGCTGATTTATAGTGCAAGTTTGGATCAAACTTTTAAGGTATGGCGGGTCAAGATTTACCCCATCGAGAAGCCAAACTCAGAGGAGCTAGTTAAAGATCAGCAAAGAGAAGTTGTGGAGTTCGAGACAAGTCCGGTACTTTCACCATCATGGGTTGAGAAGAAGCTTCAAAGAGATCATTTCCAGTAG